The following are encoded together in the Streptomyces rapamycinicus NRRL 5491 genome:
- a CDS encoding NAD(P)/FAD-dependent oxidoreductase, translated as MPTATGPSRPPRSAVVIGAGMVGLATAWSLRNHGVEVTVVERRHPAAGASWGNAGWLSPALTLPLPEPAALRYGLRSLVSPESPVYIPPRPDPRLARFLLTFTRNCTPRRWRVLAATFATLNRHALDAYDALAADGVAEPTRPAEPCLIAFRTPAERAAMVEELEHARAAGFTIAYERIDGDRARALEPALGDGIGAAVELHGQRYLNPGNFVRALADAVRKRGGEILERTEVSGIRDLGRAGVAVTTSGGELRADVAVVATGAWLDPLVRPFGVRVPVQAGRGYSFSVPAEGAPTRPTYLAAQKVVCTPLGEGRVRVAGMMELAPADRPVDPRRIRAIIAAARPLLRGIDWEARTDTWVGARPCTPDGLPLIGPTGSPRIYVNGGHGMWGVALGPLSGRLLADAIATGTSPAELAPLHPLR; from the coding sequence GTGCCCACTGCCACCGGTCCGTCCCGCCCACCGCGCAGCGCCGTCGTCATCGGCGCGGGCATGGTCGGCCTCGCCACCGCCTGGTCGCTGCGGAACCACGGCGTCGAGGTCACCGTCGTGGAACGGCGCCACCCCGCGGCCGGGGCGTCCTGGGGGAACGCCGGCTGGCTGTCCCCGGCCCTGACGCTGCCGCTGCCCGAACCGGCGGCGCTCCGCTACGGGCTGCGCAGCCTGGTCTCCCCCGAGTCGCCCGTCTACATCCCGCCCCGGCCCGACCCCCGGCTCGCCCGCTTCCTGCTCACCTTCACCCGGAACTGCACCCCGCGCCGCTGGCGGGTCCTGGCCGCCACCTTCGCCACGCTGAACCGCCATGCGCTGGACGCGTACGACGCGCTCGCGGCGGACGGCGTCGCCGAGCCGACCCGGCCCGCCGAACCCTGTCTGATCGCGTTCCGCACCCCGGCCGAGCGCGCCGCGATGGTCGAGGAGTTGGAGCACGCCCGCGCGGCCGGTTTCACGATCGCGTACGAGCGGATCGACGGGGACCGGGCCCGTGCGCTGGAGCCCGCGCTGGGCGACGGCATCGGCGCGGCCGTGGAACTCCACGGCCAGCGCTATCTCAACCCCGGGAACTTCGTCCGCGCCCTCGCCGACGCGGTGCGCAAGCGTGGCGGCGAGATCCTGGAGCGGACGGAGGTGTCCGGTATCCGGGACCTCGGGCGAGCGGGCGTGGCCGTCACCACCTCGGGAGGCGAACTCCGCGCGGACGTCGCCGTCGTGGCCACCGGCGCCTGGCTGGATCCGCTGGTCCGCCCGTTCGGGGTCCGGGTGCCGGTCCAGGCCGGACGCGGCTACAGCTTCAGCGTCCCGGCCGAGGGCGCCCCCACCCGTCCCACCTATCTGGCCGCCCAGAAGGTCGTCTGCACCCCGCTGGGCGAGGGCCGGGTGCGGGTCGCCGGAATGATGGAGCTGGCCCCCGCGGACCGGCCGGTGGACCCGCGCCGCATACGGGCGATCATCGCGGCGGCCCGTCCGCTGCTACGGGGCATCGACTGGGAGGCCCGTACGGACACCTGGGTCGGCGCCCGTCCCTGCACCCCGGACGGACTGCCGCTGATCGGCCCGACCGGCTCGCCGCGCATCTACGTCAACGGCGGCCACGGCATGTGGGGCGTGGCCCTCGGCCCGCTCAGCGGACGGCTGCTGGCCGACGCCATCGCCACCGGCACCTCCCCGGCCGAACTGGCCCCGCTGCACCCGCTGCGCTGA